The Longibacter salinarum genome includes the window CTAAATGCCGACGGCACCACCACGCGCATAACCACCTCAAGCTTCGTCGCGCCGAGAGCGTAGGCCCCGTTCCACAGGCTCCTGGGCACCGCCTGGATTGCATCTTCGCTCAGGGAGGCCACCATCGGGATCACCATGATGCCGACGACGATCCCGGCGCTCAGTGCGTTGAAAACACCGAGGTCGCCCGTCCAGGGCTCAGTGGGTGGGGACACGAAGGGCAGCAGACGCAGGACAAACGCATAGGCCTCGTAGAAAACGGGAGCGACGTGCGGCAAAGCGGTCTGCAACAACGGTGTCACGAAGGTGAGCGCAAAGTAACCGTAGACAACCGTCGGCACGCCGGCCAGCAGTTCGATTCCGGGCTTCAGCCATTTTCGAAGCCAGACCGGAGCATACGCACTCAGGTAGATGGCACTCGCGAGGCCGAGCGGCATCGAAACCAGAGCCGAGATGACTGTAATCAGCACAGTGCCCGCGATGAGCGGCCAGATGCCAAAATGCTTGTCCGCAAACTGCGGGGTCCACTGCGTGCTGCCAAGAAACTCTCCAATGCTCACCTCCTGAAAGAAGGCCGCGGACTCGACGACGAGGACGGCAGCGATCCCGAGTGTGGTAAGGATGCTCACGAGTGCGCATGCGCCGAGTGCGTATCGAATCACCCGTTCTTTCGGGCTATCGAAGACGTTCGCATGGAGGGTCTCGCCGGTCCGACTCCCTTTCGACGCGGCCGAAGCTGCCGCCGGATCGACGGCGGACTCAGAGACCGGCGCCTCAGATGTGGACGTGGGATCTGTCATTCATGTGATGGAGACCGTGGAAAAGGGGCGGTGGATCGATACACGCTCGCTCTCTTCCATCATTATTCCGCGGGTGGACCGGACACCGAGTCGGCCGGTGCCGTGCCGCCGCGAAGGACTGTTTCGATATCGGCACTGGCCTTCACATCCTCTCGGCCAAACAGCGTCCCGGTGCGGCCTTCGGTGAAACGCTGCAATCCGAGCGCGTACGCCTGATCCGACAGCGGGACGTAGCCGACCTGGGGTGCAAGATTCGCCACGTTGTCCATGTAGAACTGAATGAAGCGCTGGATGGCCTCCCGCTTCGCTGCTTCGGAACGGATGTACACGAACAGGGGACGCGAGAGCGGGCGGTACTCGCCCGTTTGAATGGTCGACGCGTTCGGCGCGATGCACTCCGCCCCTCCACCAAGGGTGTCGGCGTCAACCTTCATCAGAACAAGCTTGTCGGCGTTGTTCTCGTAGTACGCAAAGCCGAAGTATCCCAGAGCGCCCGTCGTGCCAGACACGCCCTGGACCAAAACGTTGTCGTCTTCGCTCGCGCTAAAATCCGTCCGGCTGGCCCCACTCTCTCCAACAACCGCCTCCGTAAAGTAGTCGTACGTGCCACTCGCCGTCCCCGGACCATACAGCTTCAAAGACACATCGGGAAATCCGTCTCGGACATCACTCCACTGCGTGACCTCGCTGTTCGGTTCCCAGATGCGGCGAAGTTCGTCAGCGGTCAGGCAATCTGTCCAGTCGACACCTGGATGGGCGGTCACAGCAATCCCGTCGTACGCGACCGGCATCTCGATAAACGAAATTCCAGCCTCGTCGGCACGCTCGATCTCGCTCGGCGTGATCGGACGCGAGGCGTCATTCATGTCGGTTTCAGCGCGGAGAAATTTTGAGAATCCACCGCCGGTCCCGCTCTCCCCAACCGTTACTCGAACATCCGGATTCGCCCGCATGAACTCCTCTGCCACGGCTTCCGTCAGCGGATACGTTGTGCTCGACCCATCGATACGGATCGTTGTCGTCGAGGCCTCGTCATTCCCGCACCCTGAGATAACAAAAAGCAGAAGAAACACAAGCGTACATCTTAACACGCTCGATCGGGCGATTGCGTAGCTGGAGAGAAAGCCAATCATTGGTCGTGGTTCGAAGCTCGTTAGCTGGACATACGCGCAGGGTCGACAGCGTTTGTGTGTTACTCTTTGAACTTATAACCGACCCCTTTGACGGTCTCGATATACGTACTGCCGATTTTCTCCCGGATCTTTCGGACGTGGACATCGACGGTCCGGTCGACCACGTAGACGTCCGGTCCCCACACCTCGTCGAGGATTTCCTGCCGGGAAAAAACTTTGCCCGGATGTGAGGCAAGGAAGTACAACAACTCAAATTCTTTCCTCGGCATCCGAAGCTCCTCTTCTTCACCCTCGCGCTCCTGAAAAACGAGGTAGCGATCGCGATCCACGGTTAGATCATGCACGGCGAGCTTGTCTGGTGCCACCTCATATCGACGCGCCGAGCGAAGCAGTGCCTTCGCCTGACTCACGATGACGGAAATGCTGACCGGCTTACTAAGGTAGATGTCCGCACCTACATCGAGCCCGGCGACCTGATCTTCCTCTTCGCTTCTAGCGGTCAACATCATGATGGGAATGGTTCGCAGGTGCGCATCGGCCCGAAGGCGACGGCACGCCTCAATCCCGTCCATGCGAGGCATCATGACATCCAGAACAATCAGATCTGGGTCATGCTCACGAGCGGCATCCAGCGCCTCAACGCCGTCGTGCGCCTGCAACGTGTTGTAGCCCTCCTGCTTGAGATTGTACTCCAGGAGGTCGAGCAAGTCTTCCTCGTCATCCACGATGAGGATCGTGGGGGCATCAGAGCGTGGTTCTTCCACGGCGAAGGTAGCGGGTTCGTGGGCGGCGTGTGTGTGCGTATGTTACCCTCATCACAAGCACTACGTTGTTATGGAAAGTTTATTATCGCTACATGCCACCATGAACAGGTCAGATTTTCGCCCGCCCTTGGTTCATATTCCGCATCAATCGTTCGCCGGAACGTCGTCGTCATGACTCGTATCTGATGGGCACGGCTTTCCCCATTCGTTCAACCTCGCCCTGTGCCCTCTTTTATTCACCGCGTGAAAGCGGCCCTCACTAGCCCGCACGACCGCCCCATTCTAGATCTAGCGGTCCCAGCCCTTGCCGGCCTGGCAGCGGACCCGCTCGTTTCCCTCGTTGATACGGCCTTCGTCGGACAACTCGGACCGATCCCACTGGCTGCGCTCGGGATCAATGCGTCCATCTTTTCGATGACGTTCGTCATCTTCAATTTCCTCGCCTACGGCACCACGCCGCGCGTGGGACGCGCCATCGGAACCGGCGACCGGGAGGAAGCCTCCCGCGTTGTCATGCGTGCGATCCTCCTTGCCATCCTATCCGGAGCCGTTGCCCTCCTCCTGCTGCAGGTGTTCGCTGAACCGATCCTGCGGCTCATGGGGGCAGACGACGGGCTCCTCGGTCCCGCCCTCACCTATCTTCGGATCCGAGCGTGCGCCGGGCCCGCCGTCCTCTTGATTACGGCCAGTCACGGCGCTTTCCGGGGCTACCAGGACACGCGCACCCCGATGAAGGTCACAATCGGGTTCAACATCATTAACGCTACGCTCGACCCGATCCTCATCTTTGGTTTCGACTGGGGCCTCGCCGGCGCAGCCACGGCGACCGTCGCCGCACAGTGGATCGGCGCCCTCACTTTTCTCGTGCTTCTCCTGCACCGGCGGCGCGAGGAACTGGGCATCCGTCCCCTCGTGCCGAAGCTGCGCTCTCTGGGGGCCTTCCTCACGATCGGGCGCGACCTATTTATCCGAACGTCAGCCCTCGTCGGCACGATGACGCTCGCGACGGCCATCGCGACACGCATTGGCACGACCGCCGTTGCCGCCCACCAGGTAGCCGCCCAGCTCTGGCTCTTCCTCGCGCTCCTCGTCGATGCGCTGGCCGTATCCGGACAGGCGCTCGTGTCGAAGCATCTCGGGGCAGGCGACGAGGATGCCGCCCGCTCGGTATCGAATCGTCTCCTCCAGTGGGGCCTCGGCGTCGGCATCCTGCTTGGCGTAGCGTTCTATGGCCTTCAGCCGGTCTTGCCAGACTTCTTTACCGACGACGCAGCCACGATCGCCGCTGTGCTCACCATCTTCCCATTCGTCGCTGTGCTTCAGCCGCTCAACGGTCTTGTCTTCGTCTGGGATGGCCTGTACATGGGCGTCGAAGCCTTCAGTTATCTCGCGAAAGCGATGCTCCTTTCGGCCGGCGCCGCTGCAGCCGTCCTCCTCCTCACGATCCCGATGAACTGGGGCCTCGCCGGCGTCTGGTGGGGCATTACGACGCTGATGGGCGTCCGCCTCCTCACGCTGGCTGTACCCTATGCGCGCGGCACCCTCCTCTCGGCCGCCGCCGACTCGGACTGACCACGCGATCTCATCCCCCGGCGTGTGCATGCGCCGAGGCCGCCGCCCCGAACCTGCCGCCTCCCGGTTCACCATTCTGATTATAGCGGTTTCGTCATTTTCCGCACGCGCGCTGTCTCTTCCGTCGCGCGCGTCGTATGTTACCGGGTCCTTGGTGCCGTTTGCGACGCCATACGTTCATCTACATGCCCTCTGTGTTCCTGACGCTCTTTCCGCTTCTCGCCCAGTCCGCATCGCCGATTCTGACGCCCGACATGTTTGTCGTGTTGGGCATCGTCGGCGTTGCCCTGGTCTTATTCGTATCGGAATGGCTTCCCCTCGATGTCACGGCGATCGGCCTCATGGTACTCGTCATCATCCTGGAGCCCTGGACGAAGGTAACTCCAACGGACGGCGTCTCGGGGTTCGCCAGTACGGCGACGATTACGGTCCTGGCCATGTTCATCTTGAGTGAAGGGGTGCGCCAGACAGGCCTGCTGCAACGGCTCGGAAATCAAATCGCAACCTACACGGATCGCAATCCACTCAAGCGCTTCTCCATGATCGTCGGGATGTCGGGCTCGGCAGCCGGCATCATCAACAACACCCCGGTCGTCGCGATGATGATCCCGATGGTGTCCGGGATCGCAAAGAAGACGCGGACCTCGCCGTCGAAGCTTCTGATGCCGGTATCGTTCGCCGCCATGATGGGCGGCACGCTCACGCTCATCGGTACGTCGACCAACATCCTCGCCTCCGACGTCTCCGAGCGACTCATCGGACGACCCTTCGGCATGTTCGAGTTCACCGGGCTGGGGGCGCTCGTGCTTCTCTTCGGTTCGATCTACCTGATCTTTATCGGCCGCCACCTGATCCCGGAGCGCATCAAGCCGGAGGAAGACCTGACTGATGAATTCGAGATGGCAGGCTACCTCTCGGAGGTCGTCATTCGAGACGACTCTCCGCTCGTCGGGCGGACAGTGGAAACGGTGCTCAACGAGATGGACGAGGATGTGGACATCGTTCAGATCATCCGGGACAATGAGGTCTTCCCCGCGCCCATCTTGAATAAACAGTTCCGAGTGGGAGACCTGCTCATCCTTCGAACCCGGCGGGACACGCTCTTCCATCTCATGGATACGGCGGGGCTCCAGCCTGCCGCGAAAGCGCGGATTACGGAGGAGGACTTCGACATTGAGGACAAAGGGGAGCAACTTGTGGAGGTCGTCCTGCTGTCCGAGAACCCGATGCTCGGCGAGACCATCCGATCGTCCTTGTTCACCCAGCGCTACGATGCCCTCGTCCTGGCCGTGCGGCGCCGAGGGATGAACTTTACGGATCGGATCGACGAAATCCCGCTCCAGGGTGGTGATACGCTGCTGCTCCAGGCCTCGCAGCGAGCCATGAAACGGTTCGAGGGAAACCGAACCTTTGTTCTCATCCAGGAAAGCGAAGACCCGGCCTTTCGTCGGGAAAAGACCGGGCTCGCGCTGGGTATTGTCGCAGCCGTGGTCGGAACAGCCGGTCTTGGCATCACCTCGATTCTCGTGTCGGCCCTCGCCGGCGTCTTCGCCATGATCGTGACGGGCTGCGTGCAAGCCAACGAGATCTATAAGTCCGTCGATTGGAGCGTGATCTTTCTGCTCGCCGGCGTCATCCCACTGGGTATGGCGATGGAGCGATCCGGACTCGCCGAGTATCTCGCGTACGCGCTCGCGGATGCCGGAGGCAACCTGTCCGGAATTACGCTTCTGTTTGTGTTCTACGTCTTCACCTCGCTGATCACGCAGGTTATCAGCAACAACGCTAGCGTGATCTTGATGATACCCGTCGCGGTGGAGGCCGCTCGGCTGGCCGATGCGAATGCGTTCTCGTTCATCCTCGCCGTCACGTTTGCCGCCAGTTGTGCTCTTCTCACACCGGTCGGCTACCAGACCAACCTCATGGTCTACGGCCCCGGCGGCTACCGCTTCACGGACTTTCTCCGCGTCGGCGGTCCGCTCCAAATTGTGCTCGCGATTGTCACCTGTCTGGGTATCGCGATGATCTACGGCGTGTAATGCATCGTAGTTTGTCCGGCGTTATGAGACCGAGTCGGCTGGTGTCTTAGAAGGAAAAGACTCTTCCCAATGCTTTCCGTCTCATGCGCGTGTCCGACCATGCCTCCGCTGTGCTCATTCTTCCCCTCCTGATCCTCGGGCTCGTCTGCTCGAACCCGTGTAGCGCACAACCCCTCGCCGATACGATCGTGACGTGGCGCGGCTACGCGCTCGAGGCACGCGCTCAGGTGCAGGTGTACCCATCCCCGCCGGACGATGAACGCCGGGATCGCACCGTCGTCGTGCGCGAACTTGCACGCAACCGTGGTCCGTCCACACTGGACGACGTACGGTACCTGGCAGATCGCATCGGCAGAACGTTTCAGATCGACCCGGCACGGGTATACTGGATCATGCACTGGGGCGCGTTCTCGCACCGAGGGGCCCGCGGATCGAAGGAGCTCTTCCTCCGCGTCACCTTCCGCCGCTCGGACAGCGGGCGGCTGAGTTCGCCATACTGGCGTCTGGTGTCCAAGGCAGATGTCCGTGAACTCACGGACCGACGCTACCGGTCGACCCTCCCCGATCCACCTCCCCCGGAGGGCGACGCCCCATAACGCGACGTAGTCGGCTGAAACGGCTGATCTAATAAAAAAAGCGCCGCCCGTCTCCCACAGACCGGCGGCGCAATACTCATCGGTTTCACCAGAGGACCCCACGGTTGCCAGTCAAGGCTTCACCATAAAGGCGATCATCCGTCGGACCCTCCTTCCCACATCTACATAACGTGGACCGACCAAGATTTATTACAGGTACAGGGCGTTTTTTCAAAATCGAACACTCTTGAACGAGAGATGACGCGCGGAGCATTTTTCCGACTGTGCCTACTCGGTCTCGCTCGTAAGCTCCCGCAAAGTACGCCTCACCAGCACTTCCTCGCTTCGCTCAGGGCGCACCCCAAGAGCACTTCCTCGCTTCGCTCAGGGCGCAAGGCGTTCTAGGGTCCACTGGCCGGATTCCTCGTGGCGGTAGCGGAGGCGGTCGTGCAGCCGGTTCGGCCGTCCCTGCCAGAACTCGATCGTCCGCGGCCGAACGACGTAGCCTCCCCAGTGCGGTGGACGCGGCACCTCGCCCTCGTTGTATTCGGCCGACACAAGCTCCAGACGCTTTTCCAGCACTTCCCGGCTTTCGATCACACGGCTCTGTGGCGATGCCCACGCACCAAGTTGACTACCATACGGGCGACTCTTGAAGTAGTCGGCCGACTCCTTATCTGGTAGCTTTTCAACCTCGCCCTCGATTCGAATCTGACGCTCAAGCGGCTCCCACCAAAAGACGAGAGCAGCATGCGGATTGGCGGTGAGCTGTTGCCCTTTCTGGCTATCGTAGTTGCTGTAAAAGATAAATCCGCGCTCGTCCGCGCCCTTCAACAGCACGATCCTCGCCGCCGGCCGGCCGAGCTCGTCCGTCGTGGCCAGCGTCATGGCATTGGGCTCCTCGACCTCCGCCTTTAGTGCCTCGTCGAACCAGACCTCGAACTGTTGGATGGGATCGTCCTCAACGTGGTCTTGGTCGAGTTCGTGCTTTGCGTATTCCTGCCGCAGATCTGCTATGCTCATGCGTCGCTTCGTTCGTGTCGTTGATTGAGTTGCATCGCCCCAACGAGCCCCTGCGGTCCGCCGTTTCTTGCCGGGCCGGTTGTTGCAACCCTCGCACGTCTGCACGTGCAGATCGGCCGCTGTTCCGCTCCACCGAACCTGGGTTGCCTCACCACCAGATTTCCATGCGCAGACCGCGCTCGTTGGTCGCCGGAGCCTCGGGAATTCGGCTGGCCGTCTCGTTGGCCATGCGTGCCGCACTCCAGCAGACCGCATGCGCATCCAGCACGTCGTCTGCGCCCACCTCGCCCGTGGCGTATTGTGCAAGTGCGTCGTCGATGTCGGGAAAACCGTTCTCCGCAAGAAGACGGCGCCGGATGTTCTGCCCGCTGTCGTCGTGTTTGCTCTCATTTACGCTGGTCCGGCCGTTCATTTCATAGAATGAAAGCTCGGGATGAACCTCCCGGACGCGATCCTGCCGCCCCGGTGTCACGATTCTTGAGAGCTCCCGCATCTTCGGCAGGAGATGGAATGCCTGGATCGTGATGCCCGGCGCATCGTCTGCCGTCGCGGTGTGGAGGCGACGCGCCTCGTCGAAGCTGTCTGCCGAGAGCGCGGCATAGGCAGGTGGCGAGAACACGCTGCTGCTCCGCGGATAGCCAAGAATCGAGCGGGCCTCCCGGTCGCATGAGCGCCCACCCCGCGCTGCCCGGTCCGGGAGACCAATCACCATGTCGACACCAATGAATACGGGGGCTTCTGGCGCGTCAAGCACATCTTCCACGGAGTCGACACGCCTACGCTGCACCTGCCCATCGCTCGGGCGAAAGAACACGGCGAACCAGCCAGAGCGAAAGCCGTCAAGACCTGCTACCCAGCGGGTGTCGGGCGGGATCTCGTTCATTTCCCTGCAGTGGCCGGTTGACGAAAGAGCCAGTGGTACGCCTCCGAAAACTCGCGTCGCCAGAACCACTCAGCATGCTTGCCATCGGCGCGAATATGCGAGGTGAGGTGCACCCCAGACGTATATCCAGCCTCCTTGAGGAGGTCGATCATTTTCTCGTGATCACGCACATAGACGCTGTCCGGCTCGCCGGGAGCTGTCTCCAGCGCACCGCTCATCACGTACCACCGGGTGTTAGGTTCAGGCGCTGGTGCTGATTTTGCCATGTCGAAAATGTCCGACGCGAACCAGTAGGCCGGAGAGAAAATCCCAGCTTTTCGGAAGACATCCGGATACTCGAACATCGCATACGTGGAAATAAGGCCGCCCATGCTCGAACCCATGATGCCCGTGTGCTCGGGTCCCGGCTTCGTGCGATAGAGGGAGTCAATATGGGGCTTTAGTTCTTCGACGAGAAAGCGGACGTAGTCTTCGCCTTCGCCCCCTGCGCCCACAGACTCATTTCGCCACGGAGAGTATTCATCAGAGCGGAGCTCAGCTCCATTGTCCACGCCAACGACAATAATTCCGGGATCGCCGCTGGCGTGCAGGGAGTCGAGCGATTCATCTACGCCCCACTCACCAGCGTAACTCGTCGCCTTGTCGAACAGGTTTTGCCCGTCATGCATGTAGAGCACCGGGTAATCTCGTTCTGATGTCTCGTAGTCGGGAGGCAAATAGATCCAGACGCGCCGTTCTCGGTCCAACGGTGCCATTTCGAACGCTGGACCCAGGACAGAGACAGAACCGGTAGCCGTCGAATTGGGATACGGCCACGACCGTTCTGGATTTCGCCAGCCCGCTATTGTCGATTCATAAATCA containing:
- the pstC gene encoding phosphate ABC transporter permease subunit PstC, which gives rise to MTDPTSTSEAPVSESAVDPAAASAASKGSRTGETLHANVFDSPKERVIRYALGACALVSILTTLGIAAVLVVESAAFFQEVSIGEFLGSTQWTPQFADKHFGIWPLIAGTVLITVISALVSMPLGLASAIYLSAYAPVWLRKWLKPGIELLAGVPTVVYGYFALTFVTPLLQTALPHVAPVFYEAYAFVLRLLPFVSPPTEPWTGDLGVFNALSAGIVVGIMVIPMVASLSEDAIQAVPRSLWNGAYALGATKLEVVMRVVVPSAFSGIVASFILALSRAIGETMIVTLAAGATPKLTLDPTESIQTMTAFIVQMGKGDIAQSTIEYKSLFAVGLVLFLITLGMNILANRIVARYQDKY
- a CDS encoding MATE family efflux transporter, whose product is MPSFIHRVKAALTSPHDRPILDLAVPALAGLAADPLVSLVDTAFVGQLGPIPLAALGINASIFSMTFVIFNFLAYGTTPRVGRAIGTGDREEASRVVMRAILLAILSGAVALLLLQVFAEPILRLMGADDGLLGPALTYLRIRACAGPAVLLITASHGAFRGYQDTRTPMKVTIGFNIINATLDPILIFGFDWGLAGAATATVAAQWIGALTFLVLLLHRRREELGIRPLVPKLRSLGAFLTIGRDLFIRTSALVGTMTLATAIATRIGTTAVAAHQVAAQLWLFLALLVDALAVSGQALVSKHLGAGDEDAARSVSNRLLQWGLGVGILLGVAFYGLQPVLPDFFTDDAATIAAVLTIFPFVAVLQPLNGLVFVWDGLYMGVEAFSYLAKAMLLSAGAAAAVLLLTIPMNWGLAGVWWGITTLMGVRLLTLAVPYARGTLLSAAADSD
- a CDS encoding response regulator, with amino-acid sequence MEEPRSDAPTILIVDDEEDLLDLLEYNLKQEGYNTLQAHDGVEALDAAREHDPDLIVLDVMMPRMDGIEACRRLRADAHLRTIPIMMLTARSEEEDQVAGLDVGADIYLSKPVSISVIVSQAKALLRSARRYEVAPDKLAVHDLTVDRDRYLVFQEREGEEEELRMPRKEFELLYFLASHPGKVFSRQEILDEVWGPDVYVVDRTVDVHVRKIREKIGSTYIETVKGVGYKFKE
- a CDS encoding alpha/beta hydrolase, which encodes MMVALSVSGCNEGRVAPTNGARLKVNVPDTLPDGAEIYVAGSFNDWEPGESEYRLKQTRDGLYEITLQEASPGPLQFKFTLGSWEYVEVDADRKEVGNRKIVVPEDRGVIYESTIAGWRNPERSWPYPNSTATGSVSVLGPAFEMAPLDRERRVWIYLPPDYETSERDYPVLYMHDGQNLFDKATSYAGEWGVDESLDSLHASGDPGIIVVGVDNGAELRSDEYSPWRNESVGAGGEGEDYVRFLVEELKPHIDSLYRTKPGPEHTGIMGSSMGGLISTYAMFEYPDVFRKAGIFSPAYWFASDIFDMAKSAPAPEPNTRWYVMSGALETAPGEPDSVYVRDHEKMIDLLKEAGYTSGVHLTSHIRADGKHAEWFWRREFSEAYHWLFRQPATAGK
- the pdxH gene encoding pyridoxamine 5'-phosphate oxidase, coding for MSIADLRQEYAKHELDQDHVEDDPIQQFEVWFDEALKAEVEEPNAMTLATTDELGRPAARIVLLKGADERGFIFYSNYDSQKGQQLTANPHAALVFWWEPLERQIRIEGEVEKLPDKESADYFKSRPYGSQLGAWASPQSRVIESREVLEKRLELVSAEYNEGEVPRPPHWGGYVVRPRTIEFWQGRPNRLHDRLRYRHEESGQWTLERLAP
- a CDS encoding DUF429 domain-containing protein; this translates as MNEIPPDTRWVAGLDGFRSGWFAVFFRPSDGQVQRRRVDSVEDVLDAPEAPVFIGVDMVIGLPDRAARGGRSCDREARSILGYPRSSSVFSPPAYAALSADSFDEARRLHTATADDAPGITIQAFHLLPKMRELSRIVTPGRQDRVREVHPELSFYEMNGRTSVNESKHDDSGQNIRRRLLAENGFPDIDDALAQYATGEVGADDVLDAHAVCWSAARMANETASRIPEAPATNERGLRMEIWW
- a CDS encoding SLC13 family permease produces the protein MPSVFLTLFPLLAQSASPILTPDMFVVLGIVGVALVLFVSEWLPLDVTAIGLMVLVIILEPWTKVTPTDGVSGFASTATITVLAMFILSEGVRQTGLLQRLGNQIATYTDRNPLKRFSMIVGMSGSAAGIINNTPVVAMMIPMVSGIAKKTRTSPSKLLMPVSFAAMMGGTLTLIGTSTNILASDVSERLIGRPFGMFEFTGLGALVLLFGSIYLIFIGRHLIPERIKPEEDLTDEFEMAGYLSEVVIRDDSPLVGRTVETVLNEMDEDVDIVQIIRDNEVFPAPILNKQFRVGDLLILRTRRDTLFHLMDTAGLQPAAKARITEEDFDIEDKGEQLVEVVLLSENPMLGETIRSSLFTQRYDALVLAVRRRGMNFTDRIDEIPLQGGDTLLLQASQRAMKRFEGNRTFVLIQESEDPAFRREKTGLALGIVAAVVGTAGLGITSILVSALAGVFAMIVTGCVQANEIYKSVDWSVIFLLAGVIPLGMAMERSGLAEYLAYALADAGGNLSGITLLFVFYVFTSLITQVISNNASVILMIPVAVEAARLADANAFSFILAVTFAASCALLTPVGYQTNLMVYGPGGYRFTDFLRVGGPLQIVLAIVTCLGIAMIYGV
- a CDS encoding PstS family phosphate ABC transporter substrate-binding protein, with protein sequence MFLLLFVISGCGNDEASTTTIRIDGSSTTYPLTEAVAEEFMRANPDVRVTVGESGTGGGFSKFLRAETDMNDASRPITPSEIERADEAGISFIEMPVAYDGIAVTAHPGVDWTDCLTADELRRIWEPNSEVTQWSDVRDGFPDVSLKLYGPGTASGTYDYFTEAVVGESGASRTDFSASEDDNVLVQGVSGTTGALGYFGFAYYENNADKLVLMKVDADTLGGGAECIAPNASTIQTGEYRPLSRPLFVYIRSEAAKREAIQRFIQFYMDNVANLAPQVGYVPLSDQAYALGLQRFTEGRTGTLFGREDVKASADIETVLRGGTAPADSVSGPPAE